A stretch of Kaistella flava (ex Peng et al. 2021) DNA encodes these proteins:
- a CDS encoding aldehyde dehydrogenase family protein encodes MSQTNQDFGIEKSLSNLGITKENKGVSSGGNYFANGDLLESYSPTDGKLIAKVTTANESDYDQVIETAKKAYLEFRQIPAPKRGELVRQFGLKLREYKDDLGKLVSYEMGKSLQEGLGEVQEMIDICDFAVGLSRQLHGYTMHSERPGHRMYEQYHPLGVIGIISAFNFPVAVWSWNTALAWICGNVTIWKPSEKAPLCGIACQNIITEVLKENNLPEGISTMIVGDHKIGEKMVNDKNVALISFTGSTKVGRIVGTNVAQRFGKSILELGGNNAIIFTENADLNMSIIGAVFGAVGTAGQRCTSTRRLIIHESIFDEVKNRLVKAYGQIKIGNPLDENNHVGPLIDKQAVQQYLASIEKCKNEGGKFIVEGGVLEGDEFSSGCYVKPCIAEVENSYKIVQHETFAPILYIMKYKTLEEAIAMQNDVPQGLSSAIMTTDMRQAELFLSQNGSDCGIANVNIGTSGAEIGGAFGGEKETGGGRESGSDVWKYYMRRQTNTINYTDSLPLAQGIKFDL; translated from the coding sequence ATGTCCCAAACAAATCAGGATTTTGGAATAGAAAAATCCCTTTCTAATTTAGGTATTACAAAAGAAAATAAAGGCGTCTCTTCTGGCGGAAATTACTTTGCCAATGGTGATTTACTTGAAAGTTACTCACCAACAGACGGAAAACTCATCGCAAAAGTTACAACAGCAAACGAAAGTGATTACGATCAAGTAATCGAAACTGCTAAAAAAGCGTATTTAGAATTTCGCCAAATCCCAGCACCAAAAAGAGGAGAATTAGTTCGTCAGTTTGGTTTAAAACTTCGTGAATACAAAGACGATTTAGGAAAACTCGTTTCTTACGAAATGGGGAAATCTTTGCAGGAAGGTTTAGGTGAAGTTCAGGAAATGATTGATATCTGTGATTTCGCGGTAGGATTATCTCGCCAGCTTCACGGTTATACAATGCACTCGGAAAGGCCTGGACACCGTATGTATGAGCAATATCATCCATTAGGAGTTATCGGAATCATTTCTGCTTTTAATTTCCCAGTTGCAGTTTGGTCTTGGAATACAGCACTTGCCTGGATTTGCGGAAACGTGACCATCTGGAAACCTTCAGAAAAAGCACCACTTTGTGGAATCGCTTGTCAAAATATCATCACCGAAGTTTTAAAAGAAAATAATCTTCCAGAAGGAATTTCCACTATGATTGTGGGCGACCATAAAATCGGGGAGAAAATGGTGAACGATAAAAATGTTGCCTTGATTTCATTTACTGGTTCTACCAAAGTTGGAAGAATCGTAGGAACAAATGTGGCGCAAAGATTCGGAAAATCGATCCTGGAATTAGGTGGAAACAATGCCATCATTTTTACTGAAAATGCAGATTTGAACATGTCGATTATTGGCGCAGTTTTCGGCGCAGTCGGAACTGCCGGACAAAGATGTACTTCTACGAGAAGACTGATTATTCACGAATCTATTTTTGATGAAGTGAAAAACCGTTTGGTAAAAGCATACGGACAAATAAAAATAGGAAATCCTTTAGATGAAAATAACCACGTTGGACCTTTGATCGATAAACAAGCTGTTCAACAATATCTGGCTTCCATCGAAAAATGTAAAAACGAAGGCGGGAAATTCATCGTTGAAGGAGGAGTTCTTGAAGGAGATGAATTTTCTTCTGGATGTTATGTAAAACCATGTATCGCAGAAGTTGAAAATTCTTATAAAATTGTTCAGCACGAAACTTTTGCACCGATTCTTTATATAATGAAATATAAAACACTGGAAGAAGCAATTGCGATGCAAAACGATGTTCCACAAGGTTTAAGTTCCGCTATTATGACGACTGATATGCGTCAGGCAGAATTATTCCTTTCACAAAATGGTTCCGATTGTGGAATCGCGAATGTGAATATTGGGACTTCCGGTGCGGAAATCGGTGGCGCTTTTGGTGGCGAAAAAGAAACTGGCGGCGGTAGAGAATCCGGTTCTGATGTTTGGAAATATTACATGAGAAGACAAACCAATACCATTAATTATACCGACAGTTTACCTTTAGCACAAGGAATTAAATTCGATTTGTAA
- a CDS encoding GIY-YIG nuclease family protein: MIFYYVYILKCSDNSYYTGITNDLCRRIEEHNNGVNPTCYTHNRRPVHLAFSSEFIDVNLAILFEKQIKGWSRKKKEAIINGDWNLLPELSKNKMKK; the protein is encoded by the coding sequence ATGATTTTCTATTATGTGTACATATTAAAATGTTCTGACAATTCTTATTATACAGGAATTACAAATGATTTGTGTAGAAGAATTGAGGAACATAATAATGGAGTAAATCCAACGTGTTATACTCATAATAGAAGACCTGTGCACTTGGCTTTTTCTTCTGAATTTATTGATGTTAATCTTGCGATTTTATTTGAAAAACAAATAAAGGGTTGGAGCAGAAAAAAGAAAGAAGCAATTATAAATGGTGATTGGAATTTATTACCAGAACTGTCTAAAAACAAAATGAAAAAATAA
- the lat gene encoding L-lysine 6-transaminase, which translates to MNNAIASHPEPTNTVKETLSRHMLADGFDFVMDFDKSQGSWIHDRITGKNYLDMFSMFASASIGYNHAYLMEKSAWLGKMAINKPTLADVYSQEFADFMTVFERVAIPKELQYCFFIEGGTMGVENAMKACFDWKTRKNFEKGIDHEAGICIHFKQAFHGRSGYTLSLTNTSDPRKYQYFPKFDWPRILNPHLNFPITEENLEETIKNENLALLNIEEAILSNPNKVACIIIEPIQAEGGDNHFRDEFFVGLRNLCDQNEVLLIFDEVQTGVGITGKMWAFEHFSAKPDIISFGKKAQVCGVLANKEKFDEIPNNVFRESSRINSTFGGNFIDILRFQLILEVIEKENLVENARVVGEYLLLALQGLAQKYPNKISNARGRGLMCAIDLPTGEERNKLQELLYQENVIILACGDHSIRFRPHLNVTTEEIQMAIDKIEVCLAKM; encoded by the coding sequence ATGAACAACGCAATAGCATCTCATCCAGAGCCGACCAATACGGTAAAAGAAACTTTGTCAAGACATATGCTTGCCGATGGTTTTGATTTCGTAATGGATTTCGATAAATCCCAGGGTTCGTGGATTCATGATAGAATTACTGGCAAAAATTATCTCGATATGTTTTCCATGTTTGCTTCGGCTTCCATTGGTTACAATCATGCTTATTTAATGGAAAAATCTGCGTGGCTTGGAAAAATGGCCATTAATAAACCAACTTTAGCTGATGTTTATTCTCAGGAATTTGCAGACTTTATGACGGTTTTCGAAAGAGTGGCGATTCCAAAAGAATTACAATATTGTTTCTTTATCGAAGGCGGGACAATGGGCGTGGAAAATGCGATGAAAGCATGTTTCGACTGGAAAACCCGCAAGAATTTTGAAAAAGGAATCGATCACGAAGCTGGAATTTGTATTCATTTTAAACAGGCATTCCACGGAAGAAGTGGTTATACATTGAGTTTAACAAATACTTCAGATCCTAGAAAATATCAGTATTTTCCTAAATTTGACTGGCCAAGAATTTTAAATCCTCATTTGAATTTTCCAATCACTGAAGAGAATTTAGAGGAAACTATTAAAAATGAAAATTTAGCTCTTTTAAATATTGAAGAAGCAATTCTTTCTAATCCTAATAAAGTGGCGTGTATCATTATTGAACCGATTCAGGCAGAAGGTGGTGATAACCATTTCCGTGATGAGTTTTTTGTCGGTTTAAGAAATCTTTGCGACCAAAATGAAGTTTTACTCATATTTGATGAAGTGCAAACTGGAGTTGGAATTACTGGAAAAATGTGGGCCTTCGAACATTTTAGTGCTAAACCGGATATTATTTCTTTCGGAAAAAAAGCACAGGTTTGCGGCGTTTTGGCCAACAAAGAAAAGTTTGATGAAATCCCGAATAATGTTTTCAGAGAAAGTTCCAGAATCAATTCAACCTTTGGTGGAAACTTTATTGATATTTTAAGATTTCAATTAATTTTAGAAGTAATTGAAAAAGAAAATCTGGTGGAAAATGCGAGAGTTGTTGGAGAATATTTATTGTTAGCCTTACAAGGTTTAGCTCAAAAATATCCAAACAAAATTTCCAATGCAAGAGGACGTGGCTTAATGTGTGCGATTGATTTGCCTACTGGCGAAGAGCGTAATAAGTTGCAGGAACTTTTATACCAGGAAAACGTGATTATTTTAGCTTGTGGCGATCATTCAATTCGATTCCGTCCACACTTAAATGTGACGACTGAAGAAATTCAAATGGCAATCGATAAAATTGAAGTTTGTTTAGCTAAAATGTAA
- a CDS encoding putative signal transducing protein, with protein sequence MERETRVAVFESEKTAEIQLVKSKLEAQNITSFLNDNYMSFTTTPTANTVRVMVNLADEKKAFEIIDKMLKETEFNPSNN encoded by the coding sequence ATGGAAAGAGAAACGAGAGTCGCAGTTTTTGAAAGTGAAAAAACCGCAGAAATTCAATTAGTAAAATCAAAACTGGAAGCACAGAATATTACAAGTTTTTTAAATGACAATTATATGTCTTTCACCACTACGCCAACTGCAAATACAGTTCGTGTAATGGTTAATCTGGCAGATGAGAAAAAGGCATTTGAAATTATCGATAAGATGCTAAAAGAGACAGAATTTAACCCAAGTAACAACTAA
- a CDS encoding helix-turn-helix domain-containing protein, with protein MIKSHMSNEEIEKKIDVYNSNPSKTWELVNFYIKKSKKEHNNEALFYAYRYASITQPYPFNIKYADSALITAKRTEVKKIVLDAYLNRGNINMSEEFYQRALDDVLVANKLSQEYGNIYIYNKTIYNIAQNKIYLGQYKDANKELLICLKFFKDNLQNKTSLGKNYEMYYIYSLMSLIDSNTKLGQSKYNKALLKEAFDYLEKNKLNQYIPYFITSEGLTAYYSKDYNTAISKFSEAIRLYNDQWPHNTEVFYLGLSYWNIGKKKLAVKYLEEIDKHYDKTKKLDPEFRSAYEILITYYKSIGNTEKQLEYINKLMFLDKSYEKNYKYLYEKIVKEYDTKKLVAEKNRIESSLHNQRGIFITLIILLAIISLFWGLRIQKEKQKYKTRFEEIIAQQNEVNTEEEKPIVDLTDNQLKRDFDYDFYNKIPGLNPVFVETILKQLEIFENENKFLDSQVSQKMLSEELGTNSTYFSKIINTYKGKNFALYISDLRLDYIIDHLKNDVKYINKDVKELAMIAGFSSTENFSDNFRRKFDLKPSVFIKMMKDKL; from the coding sequence ATGATAAAGTCCCATATGAGCAATGAGGAAATTGAAAAAAAGATAGATGTCTACAACAGCAATCCTTCAAAAACATGGGAACTCGTAAATTTCTATATCAAAAAATCTAAAAAAGAACACAACAACGAAGCTTTATTTTATGCATATCGATACGCTAGTATTACCCAACCTTATCCATTTAATATAAAATACGCAGACAGTGCATTAATTACTGCAAAAAGAACTGAGGTTAAAAAAATAGTATTAGATGCTTACCTTAATCGCGGCAACATCAATATGTCAGAAGAGTTTTATCAACGGGCACTCGATGATGTCTTGGTTGCGAATAAGTTGTCACAAGAATATGGTAACATTTATATTTATAATAAAACAATATACAACATCGCTCAAAATAAAATTTATCTTGGGCAATATAAAGATGCCAATAAAGAGCTTTTAATATGCTTAAAATTTTTTAAAGATAATTTACAAAACAAAACATCTTTAGGAAAAAACTATGAAATGTATTATATTTATTCGCTGATGAGTCTTATCGATTCTAATACGAAACTTGGTCAAAGCAAATACAACAAAGCACTTTTGAAAGAAGCTTTCGACTATCTTGAAAAAAACAAACTTAACCAGTACATCCCCTATTTTATTACTTCCGAAGGGTTGACCGCATATTACTCTAAAGATTACAACACTGCAATTTCAAAATTTTCTGAAGCGATTAGATTATATAATGATCAATGGCCACACAACACTGAAGTTTTTTATTTAGGTCTTTCTTATTGGAATATCGGCAAGAAAAAATTAGCTGTAAAATACCTGGAGGAAATCGATAAACATTATGATAAAACCAAAAAGCTTGATCCTGAATTCCGATCAGCGTACGAAATCTTAATTACCTATTACAAGTCCATAGGGAACACAGAAAAACAGTTGGAATATATTAACAAGCTGATGTTTCTCGATAAATCTTATGAAAAAAACTACAAATATCTTTACGAAAAAATTGTCAAAGAATACGATACCAAAAAATTGGTAGCAGAAAAAAACAGAATTGAGAGTTCGCTGCACAATCAAAGAGGTATTTTCATAACCTTAATTATCCTTTTGGCGATTATTTCTCTATTTTGGGGTTTACGTATCCAAAAGGAAAAGCAAAAGTATAAAACGAGATTCGAAGAAATTATTGCTCAACAAAATGAAGTAAACACAGAGGAAGAAAAACCAATCGTCGATTTAACTGATAATCAACTTAAGCGGGACTTCGATTACGATTTTTACAATAAAATCCCTGGGCTCAATCCTGTTTTTGTAGAAACTATTTTAAAGCAATTAGAAATCTTTGAAAATGAAAATAAGTTTCTGGATTCGCAGGTTTCCCAAAAAATGCTGAGTGAAGAGTTGGGTACTAATTCAACTTACTTTTCAAAAATTATCAATACTTATAAAGGTAAAAATTTCGCACTTTACATTAGTGACCTTCGTTTAGATTATATTATTGATCATCTTAAAAATGATGTGAAATATATTAATAAAGATGTGAAGGAACTTGCCATGATAGCAGGATTTTCGAGTACTGAAAATTTCTCAGATAATTTTAGAAGAAAATTCGATTTAAAACCGTCCGTATTTATCAAAATGATGAAAGATAAATTATAA
- a CDS encoding thiamine pyrophosphate-dependent enzyme, with product METTYIETQQITFQDFKNQILEDYKLGRISREMSYLGRREVLTGKAKFGIFGDGKELPQLAMAKVFKDGDFRSGYYRDQTFAFAIGAISVENFFAQLYADTNIEREPASAGRQMNGHYATRSLNEDGSWKDLTKQKNISSDISPTAGQMPRLLGLALASKVYKSVKFEGSEKFSDNGNEVAFGTIGDASTAEGHFWETLNAACALQVPMITSIWDDGYGISVPTHNQRAKADISEMLSGFQRKEGENQGCEIIQVKAWDYPSLLDAYARAEHFARTESVPVVVHVIEVTQPQGHSTSGSHERYKDEDRLKWEGDFDGLVKFKEWILDYSIEIEGAEQQLATTEDLEKIESEAKKFVKDGQKKAWEDYQKTIQDLKAAVLPLVENLKSQNTEVAAELEKFNTVISVAKKDIFHLVRKSLLLTRANQSAERQNLQTKFEEVFAIEKENYSSHLYSQSEWKATNVKEVAPIFSDASETVDGRVVVRNNFDKIFHKYPETLIFGEDAGNIGDVNQGLEGLQEKYGEVRIADTGIREATILGQGIGMAMRGLRPIAEIQYLDYILYCLQGMSDDLATVQYRTRGGQKAPLIIRTRGHRLEGVWHSGSPMAGILNLSKGILVLVPRNLTIAAGFYNTMLQADEPALIIECLNGYRLKEKQPDNIGEFTIPVGKIEVTKEGKDVTLVTYGSTWRLVMEAAAELEKIGISAEVIDIQSLIPFDLSHEISESVKKTNRLVIIDEDVEGGASAFILQQILEKQKAFRYLDSDPLTISAENHRPPYASDGDYFSKPSVDDMVEKVYALFTETNPTKFPKI from the coding sequence ATGGAGACTACCTATATTGAAACTCAGCAGATTACCTTTCAAGACTTTAAAAACCAAATCTTAGAAGATTATAAACTGGGCAGAATTTCCAGAGAAATGTCTTACCTCGGAAGAAGGGAAGTATTGACTGGTAAAGCAAAATTTGGAATTTTTGGCGATGGTAAAGAATTACCGCAATTAGCCATGGCAAAGGTTTTTAAAGATGGTGATTTCCGATCTGGATATTACCGTGATCAAACTTTTGCATTTGCAATTGGTGCAATAAGCGTGGAGAATTTTTTCGCACAATTATATGCAGATACCAATATTGAACGCGAACCCGCTTCTGCAGGACGACAAATGAATGGGCATTACGCGACCAGAAGTTTGAATGAAGATGGAAGTTGGAAAGACTTAACAAAACAAAAAAATATATCCTCTGATATTTCCCCGACAGCTGGACAAATGCCCAGATTATTAGGATTAGCACTGGCTTCGAAAGTGTATAAATCGGTAAAATTTGAAGGTTCAGAAAAGTTTTCAGATAACGGAAATGAAGTTGCTTTCGGAACAATTGGAGATGCTTCAACTGCAGAAGGACATTTTTGGGAAACTTTAAATGCTGCTTGTGCATTGCAAGTTCCGATGATTACTTCGATTTGGGATGATGGTTACGGAATTTCAGTTCCTACTCACAATCAAAGAGCAAAAGCTGATATTTCAGAAATGCTTTCAGGTTTCCAGAGAAAAGAAGGGGAGAATCAAGGTTGTGAAATTATTCAGGTAAAAGCTTGGGATTACCCATCTTTATTAGATGCTTACGCAAGAGCAGAACATTTTGCCAGAACGGAAAGCGTTCCAGTTGTAGTTCATGTTATTGAAGTAACTCAACCTCAAGGTCATTCAACTTCTGGGTCTCACGAAAGATATAAAGATGAAGACCGATTGAAATGGGAGGGAGATTTTGATGGTTTGGTAAAATTTAAAGAATGGATTTTAGATTATTCTATTGAAATTGAAGGTGCTGAACAACAATTAGCAACGACAGAAGATCTAGAAAAAATAGAATCTGAAGCAAAGAAATTTGTGAAAGACGGCCAGAAAAAAGCTTGGGAAGATTATCAGAAAACCATTCAGGATTTGAAAGCTGCTGTACTTCCTTTGGTTGAAAATTTAAAATCTCAGAATACTGAAGTTGCTGCAGAATTAGAAAAATTCAATACGGTGATTTCTGTGGCGAAAAAAGATATTTTCCATTTGGTGAGAAAATCTTTATTGTTGACAAGAGCAAATCAATCGGCAGAAAGACAAAACCTTCAAACAAAATTTGAAGAGGTTTTTGCCATTGAAAAAGAGAATTATTCTTCTCATTTATATTCGCAGTCAGAATGGAAAGCGACTAATGTTAAAGAAGTTGCTCCAATATTTTCTGATGCTTCAGAAACCGTTGACGGTAGAGTAGTTGTTAGAAATAATTTTGATAAAATTTTTCATAAATATCCAGAAACTTTAATCTTTGGTGAAGATGCCGGAAATATCGGTGATGTAAATCAAGGTTTAGAAGGACTTCAGGAAAAATATGGTGAGGTAAGAATCGCAGATACCGGAATTCGTGAAGCGACGATTCTTGGACAGGGAATCGGAATGGCAATGCGTGGTTTAAGACCAATTGCTGAGATTCAATATTTAGATTATATTCTTTATTGTTTGCAAGGAATGAGCGACGATTTAGCGACCGTTCAATACAGAACAAGAGGTGGACAAAAAGCTCCATTAATCATCAGAACTCGTGGTCACCGATTAGAAGGAGTTTGGCATTCAGGTTCACCGATGGCGGGAATTCTTAATCTTTCAAAAGGGATTTTAGTTTTGGTACCTCGTAACTTAACGATTGCAGCAGGATTTTATAATACGATGCTTCAAGCTGATGAACCTGCTTTAATTATCGAATGTCTAAACGGTTACCGTTTGAAAGAAAAGCAACCAGATAACATTGGAGAATTCACTATTCCTGTTGGGAAAATTGAAGTAACCAAAGAAGGAAAAGATGTTACTTTAGTAACTTATGGTTCTACCTGGAGATTGGTAATGGAAGCGGCTGCAGAATTAGAAAAAATCGGAATCTCCGCGGAAGTGATTGATATTCAGTCATTAATTCCATTTGATTTAAGTCATGAGATTTCTGAAAGTGTTAAGAAAACCAATCGATTAGTTATTATCGATGAAGATGTTGAAGGTGGAGCATCCGCATTTATTCTTCAGCAGATTTTAGAAAAACAAAAAGCCTTTAGATATTTAGATTCTGATCCATTAACAATCAGTGCAGAAAATCACCGTCCGCCGTATGCGAGCGATGGCGATTATTTCAGCAAACCAAGTGTTGATGATATGGTTGAGAAAGTATACGCATTATTTACAGAAACAAATCCGACGAAATTTCCGAAGATTTAA
- the lpdA gene encoding dihydrolipoyl dehydrogenase — MNYDIIVIGSGPGGYVTAIRAAQLGFKTAIIEKESLGGICLNWGCIPTKALLKSAHVFKYLQQAEQYGLNKVENPGFDFSKVIQRSRGVATKMSGGIAFLMKKNKIDVIMGTAKVQKGKKVSVIDKDGKLTEYSGEHIIIATGARSRELPNIPQDGKKIIGYRQAMVLPEQPKSMIVVGSGAIGIEFADFYNTMGTKVTVVEFMPNILPVEDEDSSKHVEKSLKKSGIEIMTNASVESVDTSGNGVKATVKTATGTITLEADILLSAVGIASNIEGQGFEEVGIQTDKGKVLVNEWYETSVPGYYAIGDILPTQALAHVASAEGITCVEKIKGLHVEKIDYGNVPGCTYCHPEVASVGLTEKQAKEKGYELKVGKFPFSASGKATANGDTDGFIKVIFDAKYGEWLGCHMVGDGVTDMIAEAVVARKLETTGHEVLKAIHPHPTISEAVMEAVAAAYGEVIHI, encoded by the coding sequence ATGAACTACGATATTATTGTCATTGGGAGTGGACCTGGTGGTTACGTTACGGCAATCAGAGCCGCACAATTAGGTTTTAAAACTGCCATTATTGAAAAAGAAAGCTTGGGCGGAATTTGCTTGAACTGGGGTTGTATCCCAACAAAAGCATTGTTAAAATCTGCGCACGTTTTTAAATATTTACAACAAGCCGAACAATATGGTTTAAATAAAGTAGAAAATCCAGGTTTCGATTTTTCTAAAGTCATCCAGAGAAGTAGAGGAGTTGCCACTAAAATGAGTGGTGGAATCGCTTTCTTGATGAAGAAAAATAAAATCGATGTCATCATGGGAACTGCGAAAGTTCAAAAAGGAAAAAAAGTTTCTGTAATCGATAAAGATGGAAAATTAACTGAATATTCTGGAGAACATATCATTATCGCAACTGGAGCTCGTTCCAGAGAATTGCCAAATATTCCTCAAGATGGAAAAAAAATAATTGGATACCGTCAAGCGATGGTTCTTCCAGAGCAGCCAAAATCGATGATCGTTGTTGGTTCAGGAGCGATCGGAATTGAGTTCGCTGATTTCTATAACACGATGGGAACGAAAGTAACCGTTGTTGAATTCATGCCAAACATCCTTCCTGTTGAAGACGAAGACTCTTCAAAACACGTTGAGAAATCTTTGAAAAAATCAGGGATTGAGATCATGACCAACGCTTCCGTAGAATCTGTGGATACTTCCGGAAACGGCGTAAAAGCAACCGTAAAAACGGCTACTGGAACGATTACTTTAGAAGCAGATATTTTACTTTCAGCAGTTGGAATCGCGTCCAATATTGAAGGTCAAGGTTTCGAAGAAGTTGGAATCCAGACGGATAAAGGAAAAGTTTTGGTGAACGAATGGTACGAAACTTCTGTTCCTGGCTATTATGCGATCGGTGATATTTTGCCAACCCAAGCTTTAGCACACGTTGCGTCTGCAGAAGGGATTACTTGCGTTGAAAAAATCAAAGGACTTCACGTAGAAAAAATCGATTACGGCAATGTTCCGGGATGTACGTATTGTCATCCGGAAGTGGCGTCTGTTGGTTTAACTGAGAAGCAAGCGAAAGAAAAAGGCTACGAATTGAAAGTAGGTAAGTTCCCTTTCTCAGCTTCAGGAAAAGCTACGGCAAACGGTGATACTGATGGTTTCATCAAGGTGATTTTCGATGCCAAATACGGTGAATGGCTTGGTTGTCACATGGTCGGAGACGGCGTTACCGATATGATTGCAGAAGCAGTTGTAGCGCGTAAATTAGAAACAACCGGTCACGAAGTTTTAAAAGCGATTCACCCGCATCCAACCATTTCAGAAGCAGTGATGGAAGCAGTTGCCGCCGCTTATGGCGAAGTGATTCACATCTAA
- a CDS encoding nucleotidyl transferase AbiEii/AbiGii toxin family protein, whose protein sequence is MYYTDPFIQPAKIEDEIRFVTIEEIIVMKIDVVQRGGRKKDFCDLHEVLRNYSINKMLETTFGALSK, encoded by the coding sequence TTGTATTACACCGACCCTTTTATACAACCAGCAAAAATAGAAGATGAAATTCGTTTTGTAACAATAGAGGAAATTATTGTAATGAAAATTGATGTCGTACAAAGAGGCGGACGCAAAAAAGATTTTTGCGATCTCCACGAAGTTCTTCGTAATTACAGCATCAACAAAATGCTGGAAACTACATTTGGAGCGCTATCCAAATAG
- a CDS encoding DUF6934 family protein, which yields MRVEKYHLKTESTFTRFEFVSEGPKGAIRKLIEFQETTNSQIFNLAFGDYDPQTKEINDLAVSDNGDTEKILGTVVSALYVFLNEFPDVYVYAAGSTKARTRLYRMGITKFYEQMKNDFYLYGQIGDEFPDFEIGIDYEGFLAQRKFKKKEL from the coding sequence ATGAGAGTAGAGAAATATCATTTAAAAACTGAAAGTACATTCACTCGCTTTGAATTTGTGAGTGAAGGTCCAAAAGGTGCAATTAGAAAATTAATTGAATTTCAGGAAACAACCAATTCACAGATTTTTAATTTGGCATTTGGAGATTATGATCCTCAAACTAAAGAAATTAACGATTTGGCTGTTTCTGATAATGGAGATACTGAAAAAATTTTAGGGACAGTTGTTTCTGCACTTTATGTTTTCTTAAACGAATTTCCAGATGTTTATGTTTATGCAGCAGGAAGCACAAAAGCAAGAACGAGACTTTATAGAATGGGAATTACGAAATTTTATGAACAAATGAAAAATGATTTCTATCTTTACGGACAAATTGGCGATGAATTCCCTGATTTTGAGATTGGTATAGATTATGAAGGATTTTTAGCGCAAAGAAAATTTAAAAAAAAGGAGTTATGA
- a CDS encoding hydrogenase, producing the protein MENKAKTQQANQLIFLGLILFLVGLLVGLFVQKMTNPRMALSAHLEGIMNGMFLVILGIIWTRFVLSKIIFRVIFWLVIYGTFANLVAVILAAYTGFGKMMPIAGGHEGTGIIEDLITFLLLSLALSMITVCVIILVGFYKHMKQLSKETAY; encoded by the coding sequence ATGGAAAACAAAGCTAAAACGCAACAAGCTAACCAACTAATTTTCCTTGGACTAATTCTATTTCTAGTTGGGCTTCTTGTAGGACTTTTTGTTCAAAAGATGACAAACCCGCGTATGGCATTGTCTGCGCACTTGGAAGGAATTATGAATGGAATGTTTTTAGTGATTCTTGGAATTATTTGGACTCGGTTTGTCCTTTCTAAAATTATTTTTAGGGTTATTTTTTGGCTGGTAATTTATGGAACGTTTGCGAATCTTGTGGCAGTTATTTTAGCCGCATATACTGGCTTTGGAAAAATGATGCCAATTGCTGGCGGACATGAAGGGACAGGAATAATTGAAGATCTAATAACGTTCCTGCTTTTATCGTTAGCTTTAAGCATGATAACTGTTTGCGTCATCATTTTGGTAGGATTTTATAAACACATGAAACAACTTTCAAAAGAAACTGCATATTAA